From Candidatus Krumholzibacteriia bacterium, a single genomic window includes:
- a CDS encoding sigma-54 dependent transcriptional regulator yields MGFRLLIVDDERIVRNSLSRSLRRRGWEIRAAAGVSEARKTLRSEDFDLILADYRLGDGTGLEVLAEARELCPEAAVVMLTAHGNIQLAVEAMRGGAFDFLEKGCDPELMRMVVERALEQVRLRREVEALGSEGRARVQGVVAESAAMQEVLRAAREYASTDVTILLRGETGTGKSLIAEYVHHHSDRSDGPLVTLNCGAIPSELLESELFGYDEGAFTGASQRGKTGLVERANGGTLLLDEIGDLHPDLQSKLLLVLESGQVQRVGSVEPRPIDVRFIAATNVDLEARVAERSFRRDLYYRLNVAPLTIPPLRERPADILPLAHRLLLGIEKKLNKRSIELNEHAQRSLREHPWPGNVRELRNVLERAALLSRSGVLGTQDLHLGVNGSADDPFEVRLRLGDEAGNLLHQATDHLVERAWEASGHNQSRAAKLLGVPRTTLQHHLRKLGLA; encoded by the coding sequence ATGGGCTTCCGACTGCTGATCGTCGATGACGAGCGGATCGTCCGAAACTCCCTGTCGCGGTCGCTGCGGCGTCGTGGGTGGGAGATCCGAGCGGCCGCTGGGGTGTCCGAGGCGCGGAAGACCCTCCGGTCCGAGGACTTCGACCTGATCCTGGCGGACTACCGGTTGGGCGACGGAACGGGGCTCGAGGTCCTCGCCGAGGCGCGTGAACTCTGCCCGGAGGCCGCGGTGGTCATGTTGACCGCCCACGGCAACATCCAGCTGGCCGTCGAGGCCATGCGTGGCGGTGCCTTCGACTTCCTCGAGAAGGGCTGCGATCCCGAGCTCATGCGCATGGTCGTGGAGCGTGCACTCGAACAGGTGCGCCTGCGGCGCGAGGTCGAGGCGCTCGGGTCCGAGGGCCGAGCCCGGGTCCAGGGCGTAGTGGCCGAGAGTGCGGCCATGCAGGAGGTCCTGCGGGCAGCCCGCGAGTACGCGTCGACCGACGTCACGATCCTGCTCCGGGGCGAGACGGGAACGGGCAAGTCGCTCATTGCCGAGTACGTGCACCATCACAGCGACCGTTCGGACGGTCCGTTGGTCACGTTGAACTGTGGAGCCATCCCGTCGGAGCTGCTCGAGAGCGAACTCTTCGGCTACGACGAGGGTGCGTTCACGGGGGCGTCGCAGCGGGGCAAGACGGGTCTGGTGGAGCGGGCGAACGGGGGCACGCTGCTGCTCGACGAGATCGGGGACCTGCACCCGGATCTGCAGTCCAAGCTGCTGCTGGTGCTCGAGAGTGGGCAGGTGCAACGGGTGGGATCGGTCGAACCGCGGCCGATCGACGTGCGCTTCATCGCTGCCACGAACGTCGACCTCGAGGCCCGTGTCGCCGAGCGCAGCTTCCGACGGGATCTCTACTACCGCCTGAACGTCGCCCCCCTCACCATCCCGCCCCTCCGCGAGCGTCCCGCCGACATCCTGCCGCTGGCCCACCGTCTCCTGCTGGGGATCGAGAAGAAGCTGAACAAGCGCTCGATCGAGCTCAACGAACACGCCCAGCGTTCGTTGCGCGAGCATCCCTGGCCGGGCAACGTGCGGGAGCTGCGCAACGTGCTCGAGCGCGCGGCCCTGTTGAGCCGGTCGGGTGTGCTCGGGACGCAGGACCTGCACCTGGGCGTGAACGGCAGCGCCGACGATCCCTTCGAGGTACGCCTCCGCCTCGGTGACGAGGCCGGCAACCTGCTCCACCAGGCCACCGATCACCTCGTGGAGCGGGCCTGGGAAGCCTCGGGTCACAACCAGAGCCGGGCGGCCAAGCTGCTCGGGGTGCCGCGCACCACGTTGCAGCACCACCTGCGCAAGCTCGGCCTGGCCTGA
- a CDS encoding ATP-binding protein: MNWPGPLSSLSVRIGVGVTVIVLAINLLAFRHVGQRTHELLEEGMRDVSRHLYHEMVVVRGWVAYHGGVYVPKRPGVEDNPFLSDDVAITADGDSLVLRNPAMLTREIAELSPNEEFDVHFHITSLDPINPVNAPDGFEREALEEVHAARAEGRELREVARVDDGPEGRRYRYLAPLVADVSCLECHGEQGYEVGDVRGALSVSIPMDDVDEARTDFFWWSVLICLIASAVIATLVYRFIEGAVVRRVKSLESAAARIGRGDFETPIPNGDSDEIGGLSRALDRMQQEIRDTTERQIESEKMVSLGEIAAGIAHDVRNPLFAVRSNLDYLRRRGVDDEEEAEVYDEMDEGLQRIGRIVSEVNDFARPHPPEFGEHDLHEIFDRVMLLSGKQMQRESVRVRVDVSGDVPTVEIDRHRIEQALLNLVSNAIRAVETVADPEVDLRAELDGEQVVIEVADNGQGIGEDLLPRIFDPFFTRSRNGTGLGLTIVRRVVQQHQGTVQVRSQKGEGSVFTLRLPCRHPSQVNDDHGLPTADRR; this comes from the coding sequence ATGAACTGGCCCGGACCTCTTTCCAGTCTGTCCGTGCGCATCGGTGTCGGGGTCACGGTGATCGTCCTGGCGATCAACCTGTTGGCCTTCCGTCACGTCGGGCAGCGCACCCACGAGCTGCTCGAAGAGGGGATGCGCGACGTCTCGCGGCACCTCTACCACGAGATGGTCGTGGTCCGTGGTTGGGTCGCCTACCACGGCGGCGTCTACGTGCCGAAACGGCCGGGAGTCGAGGACAACCCGTTCCTCAGCGACGACGTGGCGATCACCGCCGACGGCGACTCGCTGGTCCTGCGCAACCCCGCCATGCTCACCCGGGAGATCGCGGAACTGAGCCCGAACGAAGAGTTCGACGTCCACTTCCACATCACCAGTCTCGATCCCATCAACCCGGTGAACGCTCCCGACGGCTTCGAGCGGGAGGCGCTCGAGGAAGTGCACGCCGCCCGCGCCGAGGGCCGGGAGCTACGGGAGGTCGCACGGGTGGACGACGGGCCGGAGGGACGCCGGTACCGTTACCTGGCGCCGCTGGTGGCCGACGTCTCGTGCCTGGAGTGTCACGGCGAGCAGGGCTACGAGGTCGGTGACGTGCGCGGAGCGCTCAGCGTGTCCATTCCCATGGACGACGTCGACGAGGCGCGCACGGACTTCTTCTGGTGGAGCGTCCTGATCTGCCTGATCGCCTCGGCGGTGATCGCCACACTGGTCTACCGCTTCATCGAGGGTGCGGTCGTGCGGCGAGTGAAATCGCTGGAGTCGGCTGCCGCGCGGATCGGCCGCGGGGACTTCGAGACCCCGATCCCGAATGGGGACAGCGACGAGATCGGGGGGCTGTCGCGGGCTCTCGATCGCATGCAGCAGGAGATCCGCGACACCACCGAGCGCCAGATCGAGAGCGAGAAGATGGTCTCGCTCGGCGAGATCGCGGCCGGGATCGCCCACGACGTCCGCAACCCGCTCTTCGCCGTCCGCAGCAACCTGGACTACCTGCGTCGCCGTGGGGTGGACGACGAGGAGGAGGCCGAGGTCTACGACGAGATGGACGAAGGCCTGCAGCGCATCGGTCGGATCGTCAGCGAGGTCAACGACTTCGCCCGGCCGCATCCGCCCGAGTTCGGCGAGCACGACCTGCACGAGATCTTCGACCGCGTGATGTTGTTGTCGGGCAAGCAGATGCAGCGGGAGTCGGTCCGCGTTCGCGTCGACGTGTCCGGGGACGTGCCCACGGTCGAGATCGATCGTCATCGGATCGAACAGGCCCTGCTCAACCTCGTGTCGAACGCGATCCGGGCGGTCGAGACCGTCGCCGATCCCGAAGTGGACCTGCGCGCGGAACTCGACGGCGAGCAGGTCGTGATCGAGGTGGCCGACAACGGTCAGGGGATCGGTGAGGACCTGCTGCCACGGATCTTCGATCCCTTCTTCACACGCAGTCGCAACGGGACGGGCCTGGGGCTCACGATCGTCCGTCGCGTGGTCCAGCAGCACCAGGGCACGGTCCAGGTGCGCAGTCAGAAGGGTGAGGGTAGTGTGTTCACGCTTCGTCTGCCGTGCCGGCACCCATCGCAAGTGAACGATGACCATGGGCTTCCGACTGCTGATCGTCGATGA